The genomic DNA AGTCCTTTCCCTATCAACAGCAAACAAGGGCTGGTCCGTTGATTGCTACACTATGTAAACCTATTGACATGAACGGGAACAGCCAGCCTGACTAACAGAGGACTTACAGTAGCAGAGAATACTGAACTccaggctgctttccagcagcaagTATTTTGCATATGAAGGAATTTCCACTCTTCGAACCCTCATATAAACTCTTCTTGTGCATTTTCCAAAAGTCTGAGCAGATCAGGATCCCCACCAACTTCCTGCAAGTAACAATTCAGTAGTCCCTGTTGAACAGTGCAATTAAACATGTCCACATTCAAACCAGCCAGCTCAGCTACCAGTATCCCTTTCAGCAAGGCACTGAATCAAGCAAGACGACTCACTTGGATGAGGAAAGAGGCATCTACATCTTTGtcttcctgcagcttctcttaccctgtgctgctccagcgttctcctgcagtgctgtagTTGGGACAACTGGGCTTGGCAGCCCCAGCATCACCATATcctgcttcagcagctgctgcatgttTCCAGGTTCAGACACAAGTGCTGCTCCCATATCAACTTGTTAACAGTGAGCATCTGGGCTGTGTGTGGAAAAACTGCATGAAACAGGACTCTAACATAACCCCATCCACCTCACCAAATATGGCCAGAACCTTGATACAGCAATTCATCCCGAAAATCTGTCAAGAAGACAGATCTCGATATTGTAGCCCAGTAGTCGTGGTCAGGTCATTTCTGCAGAATCCTAAGCAGTCTTTCAGGACCAGGGCTGCAGCTTTTCTCTATTGACCATAAGAGGAAAGCAGATGCTAATTTGATGGTTGCAGGCTATTCCCAAAGGTATGGGTTGAGAGAATGTACATGACACAGCGTAACTTTAACTGTTTGGGAGGAGTGGAGAGACAGCTGGCTGAGCACTGTTGCAAGCTGAAGGAGACAGGACGAAAAGCTCCATAAATCAAAACATTCCCCAGAAAAAGTTTTGTCTGCTTCTTAGCAGCTTCTCTCCCCTTCTTTGATGTTTGGAACAGCAGAACTAATAAACATGATAAACAAAttaaggaagaaacagaagtgagcAGGCCAGATAAATCATTCCAGCTTCTCTGGCTCCAGGAGGATGTGAAGCCTCTACTGCCCAAGGAGCTGGAAAGAAGATCTGGGTCTGACTGAGTgcttcctgccctgctggctgcacactGCCTTCCCCGCATATGGGGAGATGCTTGTGGCAAGAAGGGAGATGCTGCTACAAACCAGCTGGTAAATAAAGCTCCTGAAAAGAAGGCTGGGAAAAAtacttaataagaaaaaaagcagacatgCACTGAAGAAAGGAGCAGCAAATAAGGACTGTTCTCCAGCTTAAAGCATTCAGCATATTTCAATTTTGAAGGCTCTCAGCATCACAAAGCACAAGAAATACAAGCTAGAAATACCTTACATATTTCTACTTCTGCTTTATTCCTTTAGCGATGAAAAATGTCAGGCAAGTGTTTAAAGTAGATTGACACATCTCCTCTAATAGCTggtaccagaaaaaaaaaagaaagaaagaaagaaagaaagaaagaaagaaagaatacagTACAAATAAATGACAATTTTCACAATTAGTTTAGTTGATAAGAGCCTGTCATTATTTTTGATATTGAAATGTTTGATTTCTGTCAGCATACAAATGTAACTACATATTTGCTACAGCTACTTATCACACTTtgagaaaaacatcagaagagcagcagctaCAGGACCAAGTAAGTGGCTGGCTTCAGCTTAAAGCACATTTTAAGTAAAGTTGAAAATTACATTACCCTGCTATAGctcttggaaataaaatattgtctCTATGTTCTGTCAATGCAAGAGAAAAATTTGCAGCTCTGATTTCTGCCTTGGGTTTTCACAAGAAAGAAGCAAGCTAAGAAACAAACAATCCAAGGAAAGCTGATAGTGGTGCAATCTATCCTCTCTATTTCCAAATCTTACATTTCTGAGTTGTTTGCTTGAGTTACAGTGCACCTCTCCCCTTTCACAAGCTGGGTGTTTAGAGTTTGAAGCCTGCATCCTCCTAAACTAAAATTCCAACTGTGGTCTATGGtgaactgcaaataaaaatgagaaaaccaATACtgacaatgttaaaaaaaaaaaaaaaaaaaaaaaaaaaaagaagtaaaatccTCTTCGGAGCCTGCAGAAATCTTTCctcaggaaggagaagaaagtggGGCTCAGTTCCTCTACTTTCTCCTACTATCTATCTGCTTTAGCAATTCCACTCATACACGTGTTAAAAGTGTAGCTTGAATGGGCGTTGTGCTTCAATCACTTTGTAGCTCTTTCCTGAAGCTGCTCTCCATCTCATGTATCTGTAGAATTTCTGCACTTACGGAACAGCAGAGGGAGCCAGAAGTTCAAAGTCAGAGCACAGGGATGAAGCTGGATTCATTGGCTAAactgaagaggagaaaggagggagggggtAAAAGGAAGAGAATTGCCACCCAAAATTACCTACTGAAGCAGCGAGCAGAACATCTCTTCTAGATTGCTGAAACACAGATGGTCTTACTTTGCTGCTGTAACAGCTCTCCCTTCTTCCAAGACAGAAACGTGCAGCAACAGAGGTTGTTTCCTCCATCAGAGACAGGTAAGAATTCTTTGAAGtgtttatttcagatttattaGATCTCAGATCTCTTTAATAAAGGTATCACTTTTGATTGTCTACATTTGTTCAGCTTCACTTGCTGACAGATAATGATATCATTATTAATTCCTTTATGTTCTGATCTCCCTCTGTTTTGGATGATGTTTCCTGGTCAGAAACCAGTCAGCTCAGTGAGAATTCACCTGAAATTTTAACCTAGGACATGAGGCAAGAACTGTATATCTGAAATGTTTAGGTTTGCTGAGTAGTTACTACATTCATACAATTCAAACAAACAAGTTTTAGAAGaacatgaaaatacagattCAGAACAGTTCTGACATGACTTTTCATTCAGTAAACTATTATGGTAACAGGAAATAATGAAACACATTCAATTggcatttacattttaaaattaggtCACTGGAGCTGATGGGGATGTagtttaaaatgaagataaGCCAAGGAATGAAAGCCTATGCCAGGTTGGATTCCCGAAAGCAAAGAATTCTTACACAGTTCTTCAGTTCCATAAAACTGTTGTGGATTTCTTGGTGGTTTTAAAACCATACAGAAACAAGGACGGAAAGTGAAGTGAACCTGATCCAAAGTCCACAAGGATCAATGAGCTCTGAATCCAGTCACAAGGCaaggaaaaacagtaataaatacTTTGCTCTGTTTGTATACTTTTAAAGCTCTTTCCCTTACTGTGTTGCCAGAGAGAGCTTTGTCTCCTCCCCTAGACCTGAACAGCACCAAGCACTATTCTCAATTAGATTTTAATACTGCCACAATAAACATTAACACAATTATTAATAGTAATAATTTAGCAAGAAGGCTTATAAAAGCAAGAGAGGCCACAATAAATACTTAACTTTATCATTCAGCGTAGATTAAGGCTGTGCAAACAATTGATTTGTCAGTGCCGGGCTGATACGGATTTGAGCTTGCAGAGGATGGGTGCACCAAACCATTGCTTTCTGCTAAGCAGTGACAGTTTTTGACAGATGCGCCCAGCCTTGCTCATTTCTGTGGGTATTTAAACCATCTTTCAATGTTATAGACTTGTAACATATTAATTCACATGTCTTGTACCCCAGATCTTAGAAAAACTTAACATTAGCTCCTTCAGTAGCCTCTCCCAATACTTTTGGAATAGCAGTTTAACTATGAGTGTAAAAAACGCTCACCATTAAATCTCACTGTATCAAATGCTTTATGGATTTGTATGGCTGTGGGATTTCTGTGCACACTCAGTGATACGTTTCAGAGTTCTGTTACATATTTCCAAATACATACTTGTTTCTAGTTTAAAAGAGACAGCCCATAGCTGCTTTACTTCAGATAATTGTCATGGCTCTAAATCAGTAATACAGCCATTTGGCTGTAAGAGTTGCTTCTCTCATGAAGACTTATGGACTGGAAGCAGCAAACAGGGCTTGAGCTACCAATTAAGTTCTGAGCCAGACAAGTAATTGTGTCTGAGTACCAAATAATGAAGCCAAGAACTGCAAACGTTTTTTCCCTTCTACTTATGTCTAATGTAGGAAGTAACCCACACTGCCCATCATAGCTATACAGAGACTGACTCAAATGCAGAGAAGAGCTGGTGCTGGTCAGCTTTGCAAGGACAATCTGCCCTTTCCTGGGTAGCTGACAGAGTACAATATCACCAGAATTCCCTTTCCCTCAAAGAATTTTTCTGGCACATATAGGATATGGCAGTCAAGCTGATTAtagtttgttttcaattttttctttgggATATCCTGAGTGACTTTTCTTAGTTTAGAAGACTGTGTTGTTCAGTGAAGCACATCCTTCAGACCTCAGCTGCTCTATTTCCTTGCTTCCAAAAGAATGACAAATGTCTGTGaaggaaacaaatgaagaatttaACAAAGATTAAGTCTGAAAGTTCCCTATTGTATTCTTCTGTATCCAGTAAAGTTGCTGCAGACTTTTGTGTCGCCCACTTTTTAGAAATACCATCTCACATTGCATCAACTAAAGAAGACCTTGTTTTTGGAGCATGCTGATTTTCATAGCTGACCTCTTTCCTGAAGTTCATTGATGATTCTGAGCTGGtatatcctttttttctttaaaaacaaaggaacagCAATTCAACTCTTTCTCCCAACTTCCCCCCTGCTGATTTAGGAAGCTCATTGCTCCTGCAAGCCGAGAAAGTaatatttcactttctgaagacaaaagctGTCGTCTTTGAccacagtttttgtttgtttgtctgtttgtttcttattttgttttctttctgtattttactgaGTAATCAACGTGCTTTTAATACAGTGAGGGGAGCCAGAATTCTTTTCCACTTGCACTGGTGATTCAGTTTGTTAGTCAGCACTTAATTCAACTCTCTAAACAAAGTGAGTCCATATTGATTATTATTGGTTTGTAACTTAGATCAACTGAACAGCATTAAATACCTTGAGATGACAGGACTTGGCAGTGACTGACCCCAAGAATCTGTCATCTAGGAGTACTGTAACAGGATACATAGATATTAGGTCACTGAAATACTCACTGTTCtattttcctagaaatgttttttacatGCTAGACACTGGAATAAGAGATACAGAGAGCTGCACACAGGTGATCTAGCCTCTGACTTTCCAAAGGAATCAGGTCCAACAAGCAGTTTCACACCTACTTAATGTGCCAAAGCTTTCCCTGAGACACTCACATCTCATTTCCCTGCCTCATCCCCTAGCCTGTGATATGAGTTTGATAATTTATTATGAACCTATGGCATCACCATGAGAACACATGACTGGGAAGCGGTTGCCAGTCATCTTGTGAGAAACACTACAGAATGCAGTGCATTAAAAGAGATGCCTAACCCAACAAAATGCAGAGCCTTCAGAGGCACAGCAATACCATCTACAACAAATACACAGTCACACTCTCTCTTTGGTGTTCCTCTTGGGAGCATGCCCCTTAAATGTGTGGGATCTGGTTTAAACTTTTACCTTGACGAGTGAACTTGCTCAGCAGTTACTGCTACTCCAACAGTGAGTCTCATCATACCATTTAATGTATGCATTgttatcttttccatttgtttttctgaagctcTGAGAAATTTATCACATCCTCACAGATTTGAGTAGCATCTGATTGCAGAGGAAGGGCTTGTGTATTGGGTAAATGGTATAAATccctatgtatttatttacttctcaAGTCAGAAGTCTTCATACAGCCTGTAACTGCTTTTGATTGGATGAGAGCTCCCAGCAGggtcagatttttttctttgatttctggATGTAGATTTGGGTTCCAGAGTAAGGATGATAGAGAAGGCTCTACTATAGCAAGGGGTATTCACTTACATCAGTGGGCCCCAATGGCCATCTGGAGGAAAGGCGCTGGTAACAAAAACGAAAGGAGATATCACCCCCCATGCAGAGTGGAAAAGGAACCCAGGAACGTACCAGGTGATCATAGCAGCCTCCCAGGTGTCTTCTGGTAGAGCCCAGGCACTCCTGTGGTGTAGATCTCCAAAACCATGCAGCCTCAATTAACTCTGAGGTCTTGGTTCCCTGAGATCTCAATGAAAGTCACAGCTCAGAAGCCATGGCTGAGCAGCAGATCCATACGCCTGTGCAGAAACAGCACCCTGTGGACAGCACATACTGTTAGAACATTTGAACACTCTTAGTTATTAAGAGAGAAATTCTGCTGAAAGAGGAATCTGGTCATGTGGAATTAAGAAGGGTTGTCAAATACAGCTATTCAGAAAGCCAAAATGGAAAGCCTGGAATATATTCCTGATAAGCCCTGTGATGGCCACACTGGCCACCCAGAGGGAGACATCAGTGCCTCATGGGCAATGGGGTTCATCCAGAAAGGGGAAGTAGGGAACTTGGACTGCAGTTCCCATGACCTATCACAGCTGtgtagaaatggaaaaatgttgaagtgattttgaattatttcagaTGCTTTCAAAATTGTCCCATGTTATCCCTCCTGAGGATACGAGCCTGAATTTTTGCATGGTGATACTGTCTCAAGCAAACTCGTGTTCTGGCTGCAAATACAATTTCAGTTTGCAGAGTAacttgtattaaaatattttggtgttAGCTTCgtgtattaatatattttaatgttttcacgGATGTTTTACTTGAGTGACGGAACATGCCCCCAATAAAGTGCCTTTCACACAGCTGTGGATCAGAGTCTTGCAAATGCCCTGTCCACAGCAGGGACTCGGAACTTGATCCTAAGACTtgttatgattctatgaaatacaagatcatacattttttttactcCTCGGTGTGTTTTGATCCAACTTTCTACTGAATTAGTAGCATTCAAGGTACTGCTCTAAGTTGATATTAAAACCTGGGGATAACTTCACGCATGGCAAAGTCATATTTCAGTAGATTTGCACATATTTCCATACTACAGTCTAGCAAACCATTCCATTTCACAATCTGATTAGCCATATAAAAAGGagctgaagaaatacagaattattgCTTGCTTCTCTTACTTTCCCCCACTGCACTTTTGACTGATCTCTTGTAACATAACTAAgcaatctttttcctttcctttgcagacCTACCCAGACCTCCTGCAGTGAAATAGAACAGATAACTTCTTAGGCCAGCTCCAGAGGACTCTGTCTATGTTTGGTTATCACCTTTTTGGATAAAAATTTGGGGCCCAGGATGAATAAGACAAGGGCAGTTAATGAcgcttttcctttcctgaataGTAAGAACTTGAGCTCAAATCGAAGCTTCCCCTCGCACCTTTCTAACCAGTGCAGGAATGTCACTGACCTTACTGTTTTTCTGGCCACCTCTTACAGTCTGGAGACTGTTCTAGGCATTGTGGGAAACATCTGCCTGATTGCTGTTATAGccaggcagaaggaaaagaccAACGTCACCAACATCCTCATTTCCAACCTAATAATTTCAGACTTGTTTATGTGTCTTGTCTGCCTGCCTTTCACCGTTGTTTACACCATGATGGACTATTGGATATTTGGGGAGGTCATGTGCAAAATGACCTCTTTCACACAGTGCACATCTGTGACAGTGTCAATTCTTTCCCTTGTCCTTATTGCTCTGGAAAGACACCAGCTGATCATAAACCCAACTGGTTGGAGGCCAAGCATCTCCCAAGCCTATCTAGGAATTGGAGTCATTTGGACTTTAGCATGTCTCATGTCTCTTCCCTTTTTGACCACATCCATCTTGTCTAATGATCTGTATGAACAGCTCTCACACATCATGAATTTTTCCTATGACAAGGCCATATGCATTGACTCATGGCCTTCTGAGCAACACAGGCTTATCTACACCACTACTCTACTtcttctgcagtactgcatcccgCTGTTCTTCATTATACTTTGCTATCTGCGTATCTACTTACgcctacagaaaagaaaggacatGTTTGAGAAGAATGAATACAGTAA from Lagopus muta isolate bLagMut1 chromosome 5, bLagMut1 primary, whole genome shotgun sequence includes the following:
- the NPY4R2 gene encoding neuropeptide Y receptor type 4-2, which encodes MNKTRAVNDAFPFLNSKNLSSNRSFPSHLSNQCRNVTDLTVFLATSYSLETVLGIVGNICLIAVIARQKEKTNVTNILISNLIISDLFMCLVCLPFTVVYTMMDYWIFGEVMCKMTSFTQCTSVTVSILSLVLIALERHQLIINPTGWRPSISQAYLGIGVIWTLACLMSLPFLTTSILSNDLYEQLSHIMNFSYDKAICIDSWPSEQHRLIYTTTLLLLQYCIPLFFIILCYLRIYLRLQKRKDMFEKNEYSNRAVQLRRINILLASMVAAFAVCWLPLHVFNTIVDWNYKIISPCHHNLIFSLCHLVAMASTCVNPVIYGFLNSNFKKEVKSLILSCQHNSVTASMEEYDHLPLSTMQTEVSKGSLSLNCRHNSI